The Helianthus annuus cultivar XRQ/B chromosome 16, HanXRQr2.0-SUNRISE, whole genome shotgun sequence genome includes a window with the following:
- the LOC110919956 gene encoding craniofacial development protein 2-like, whose amino-acid sequence MVLRLVLGEQVVTVVCTYAPQVGLGDQEKREFWDCLDVVVRAIPREEKIFIGGDFNGHIGKDRDGFKLVHGGFGFGDRNDPGRDLLDFAAANGLGIINSFFRKRESHLITFSSGGRNTQIDYLLMRQEDRRMWMDCKVIPTETAAAQHHLLVADLVLKVRLTEGERKTRPRIRWGNLKG is encoded by the coding sequence ATGGTGTTAAGGTTAGTATTAGGTGAGCAAGTAGTGACAGTTGTATGCACATATGCACCGCAAGTGGGACTAGGAGACCAAGAGAAAAGAGAGTTTTGGGATTGTCTAGATGTAGTAGTAAGGGCCATACCTAGGGAGGAGAAAATTTTTATAGGAGGAGATTTTAATGGGCACATTGGTAAGGATCGTGATGGCTTTAAGTTGGTACATGGGGGTTTTGGTTTTGGCGATAGAAATGACCCAGGTAGAGACCTTCTAGACTTTGCTGCAGCCAACGGCCTAGGTATTATAAACTCGTTCTTTAGGAAGAGAGAATCTCATTTGATCACTTTTAGTAGCGGAGGACGCAACACACAAATCGACTACCTCCTGATGAGGCAGGAAGATCGACGGATGTGGATGGACTGCAAGGTTATACCAACGGAGACTGCAGCGGCTCAACACCATTTGCTAGTAGCAGATTTAGTCCTTAAAGTAAGGCTAACTGAGGGGGAGAGGAAAACCCGACCTAGGATCCGCTGGGGAAACTTGAAGGGATAA